One Triticum dicoccoides isolate Atlit2015 ecotype Zavitan chromosome 4B, WEW_v2.0, whole genome shotgun sequence genomic window carries:
- the LOC119296386 gene encoding malonyl CoA-acyl carrier protein transacylase-like produces MLLRPPRLPRLSPRRLRSDSPMASTLALLRPSAPSPATTLRAPFRSRVSTRVSVGSAVAAGADTLFADYKPTTAFLFPGQGAQAVGMGKEALNVRAAAELFDKANDILGYDLLNLCIDGPKEKLNSTVISQPAIYVTSLAAVEVLRAREEGQSVINSVDVTCGLSLGEYTALAFAGAFSFEDGLKLVKLRGEAMQDASDAANSAMVSVIGLDSEKVQQLCDAANEDVDEKERVQIANFLCPGNYAVSGGVKGIEAVEAKAKSFKARMTVRLAVAGAFHTSFMQPAVSRLESALAATEIKSPRIPVISNVDAQPHSDPETIKKILAQQVTSPVQWETTVTTLLGRGLEKSYELGPGKVIAGIIKRINKGASIENIGA; encoded by the exons ATGCTCCTCCGCCCTCCTCGCCTCCCACGCCTCTCTCCTCGCCGCCTCCGCTCGGACTCTCCGATGGCTTCCACGCTCGCCTTGCTCAGGCCGTCCGCGCCGAGCCCGGCGACGACCCTCAGGGCGCCGTTCAGATCTCGGGTCTCCACTAGAGTGTCCGTCGGGTCGGCAGTGGCAGCAGGCGCCGACACGCTCTTCGCCGACTACAAACCCACCACCGCATTCCTTTTCCCCGGCCAG GGTGCTCAGGCTGTTGGAATGGGTAAAGAAGCTCTTAATGTTCGAGCAGCTGCAGAACTATTTGATAAGGCAAATGATATACTTGG CTATGACTTGCTGAATCTTTGCATCGATGGACCAAAAGAAAAGCTGAACTCAACAGTGATCAGTCAG CCAGCTATATATGTTACCAGCCTTGCAGCTGTAGAAGTGTTACGCGCACGTGAAGAAGGCCAATCTGTAATTAACTCCGTAGATGTCACATGTGGTCTCAGCTTGGGAGAATATACCGCGCTTGCATTTGCCGGTGCCTTTAG CTTTGAGGATGGTCTCAAGCTTGTCAAGCTTAGAGGAGAAGCCATGCAG GATGCCTCAGATGCTGCCAATAGTGCGATGGTTAGTGTGATTGGTCTAGATTCAGAAAAGGTGCAACAATTATGCGACGCTGCAAATGAGGATGTGGATGAAAAGGAAAGAGTTCAAATAGCAAATTTTCTCTGTCCT GGTAACTATGCAGTTTCTGGTGGTGTGAAGGGTATTGAAGCAGTTGAAGCCAAAGCAAAGTCTTTTAAGGCCAGAATGACG GTTCGCCTAGCTGTTGCTGGTGCTTTCCACACGAGCTTCATGCAACCTGCTGTCTCAAGATTGGAATCTGCGTTGGCTGCTACAGAGATTAAATCACCAAGAATCCCAGTAATCTCCAATGTTGATGCACAGCCCCACTCAGATCCTGAAACAATCAAGAAGATCTTGGCACAGCAG GTAACCTCTCCTGTGCAATGGGAGACTACTGTGACGACTCTTTTGGGTAGAGGCCTTGAGAAGAGCTATGAACTAGGCCCAGGAAAG GTTATAGCAGGAATCATTAAACGGATCAACAAAGGTGCCAGCATCGAGAACATTGGCGCATGA
- the LOC119296387 gene encoding 40S ribosomal protein S7, whose protein sequence is MYTARKKIQKDKGVEPSEFEDTVAQAFFDLENGNQELKSDLKDLYINTAIQMDVVGNRKAVVIHVPYRLRKPFRKIHVRLVRELEKKFSGKDVVFVATRRIVRPPKKGSAVQRPRTRTLTAVHDGILEDVVYPAEIVGKRVRYRLDGAKVIKIYLDPKERNNTEYKLETFSAVYRRLCGKDVVFEYPVTETA, encoded by the exons ATGTACACCGCCAGGAAGAAGATCCAGAAGGACAAGGGCGTCGAGCCCTCCGAGTTCGAGGACACCGTTGCGCAG GCTTTCTTTGACCTGGAGAATGGCAACCAGGAGCTCAAGAGCGACCTCAAGGACCTGTACATCAACACTGCAAT CCAGATGGATGTTGTTGGCAACAGGAAGGCCGTGGTGATCCATGTGCCGTACCGTCTGCGCAAGCCCTTCAGGAAGATCCATGTCAGGCTCGTCAGGGAGCTGGAGAAGAAGTTTAGCGGCAAG GATGTTGTCTTTGTTGCAACAAGAAGGATTGTGAGGCCACCCAAGAAGGGTTCTGCTGTTCAGCGCCCTCGCACCAGGACCCTGACAGCTGTTCATGATGGTATCTTGGAGGATGTCGTGTACCCAGCTGAGATTGTGGGGAAGCGTGTCAGATACCGTTTGGATGGTGCCAAGGTCATCAAG ATCTACTTGGACCCAAAGGAGCGCAACAACACTGAATACAAGCTGGAGACCTTCTCTGCAGTCTACCGCAGGCTTTGTGGGAAAGACGTTGTCTTTGAGTACCCTGTGACTGAAACCGCCTGA